In Deltaproteobacteria bacterium, the following are encoded in one genomic region:
- a CDS encoding diol dehydratase small subunit has protein sequence MIKAKGLDISPDRVAEVVKQVMSAIQGESGGGARQPAGSKEGLDAKRDYPLANNRPDLVQSASGLKLEDITLDKVVEGSLSFEDIKIRPETLEYQAQIAESAGRPSLAANLRRAAELTRIPDERVLEIYNAMRPYRSTKQELLDIAGELESKYDARVCAALVHEAAVVYEGRGRLKK, from the coding sequence ATGATCAAGGCCAAAGGCCTTGATATTTCCCCCGATCGCGTAGCGGAGGTGGTCAAGCAGGTGATGTCCGCGATACAGGGCGAATCGGGCGGGGGCGCTCGGCAGCCCGCCGGCTCGAAAGAGGGGCTTGACGCGAAAAGGGATTATCCTCTTGCCAACAATCGGCCCGATTTGGTCCAGTCCGCCAGCGGTCTGAAACTCGAAGATATAACTCTCGACAAAGTCGTAGAAGGAAGCTTGTCTTTCGAAGACATTAAGATTCGCCCTGAAACCCTGGAATATCAGGCCCAGATCGCTGAAAGTGCGGGACGTCCAAGCCTGGCCGCAAACCTGCGCAGAGCCGCGGAACTGACCAGAATCCCGGATGAACGAGTCCTGGAGATATACAATGCTATGAGACCTTACCGGTCCACCAAACAGGAGCTCCTGGACATCGCCGGAGAGTTGGAATCCAAATACGACGCCCGTGTCTGTGCCGCTCTGGTCCACGAAGCAGCGGTGGTGTATGAGGGACGCGGACGTTTAAAGAAATAG
- a CDS encoding propanediol/glycerol family dehydratase medium subunit, whose product MKISEEMVKQIILEVLGQMQGEEDSGFNADVDVPPMDMTEDGEAEPGTDRSEVVIGLPQAFGRTMTKTIIGLPHREVLRELMAGIEEEGLHPRLVRVYRTADVAFIGHEAAKLSGSGIGIGILSRGTTVIHQKDLAPLQNLELFSQSPLVELETFRAIGRNAAKYAKGESPNPVPVRNDPMARPRYQGLAALLHNKEVQAVDQNRKTVELSI is encoded by the coding sequence ATGAAAATTTCTGAAGAGATGGTGAAACAGATTATCCTTGAGGTCCTCGGGCAGATGCAGGGAGAAGAGGATTCCGGATTTAACGCTGATGTGGATGTCCCACCGATGGATATGACCGAAGATGGAGAAGCTGAACCGGGGACTGATCGTAGCGAGGTCGTTATCGGGCTCCCGCAGGCATTCGGCAGGACAATGACCAAGACGATTATCGGGCTTCCCCACAGGGAGGTCCTGCGGGAACTGATGGCCGGAATTGAAGAGGAAGGCCTTCATCCCAGACTTGTCAGGGTTTACAGGACCGCTGACGTGGCATTCATTGGTCACGAGGCTGCTAAACTCAGTGGATCGGGAATCGGCATAGGCATTCTTTCCCGGGGAACCACAGTGATCCACCAGAAAGACCTGGCTCCTCTGCAGAACCTGGAGCTGTTCTCCCAGTCACCTCTGGTGGAACTGGAGACGTTCAGAGCCATCGGACGCAATGCGGCCAAGTATGCAAAAGGTGAGAGCCCCAATCCTGTTCCTGTTCGCAACGATCCCATGGCCAGACCCCGCTACCAGGGGCTGGCGGCTCTGCTTCACAACAAAGAAGTCCAGGCGGTGGATCAGAACAGGAAAACGGTTGAGCTTTCCATCTAG
- a CDS encoding propanediol/glycerol family dehydratase large subunit, giving the protein MSKRQKRFQVLADRSVNKDGFIKEWVEVGLVAMDSPYDPEPGIRIESGKVVELDGKPRREFDMIDTWIADHCIDTEVAAEAMAIDSVEFARMLVDIHVPRSEIVRLAVGMTPAKILDILKVMNVVELMMTMQKLRARRTPSNQGHVTNLKDTPALLAADAAEGAFRGFTELETTVGVGRYAPMNALSILVGSQTGRPGVLTQCAVEEALELTMGMRGLTAYAETVSVYGTEQVFVDGDDTPWSKAFLASAYASRGVKMRFTSGTGSEVQMGYAERKSMLYLEIRCVMITKGAGVQGLQNGSISCIGVPGAVPSGIRAVLAENIATVLMDMEVASGNDQTFTHSPIRNTARMLMQFLPGTDFIFSGYSTVPNYDNMFAGSTHDCDDYDDYLVLQRDFQVDGGLRPVNEEDIIAIRNKAARALQAIFEELRLPPITDAEVEAVTYAHGSKDVPDRNVPEDLRSIDEFMKRGGNGLDVVRALAKHGFKDVAEGVLNMLKQKVSGDYLHTSAIFDDDFVVLSAVNDPNDYEGPGTGYRLDGERWEILKNIPQAISPEDV; this is encoded by the coding sequence ATGAGCAAAAGACAGAAACGCTTCCAGGTATTGGCCGATCGTTCGGTTAATAAGGACGGCTTTATTAAAGAATGGGTCGAAGTAGGTCTGGTCGCTATGGATAGCCCCTACGACCCTGAACCTGGGATCAGGATTGAAAGTGGAAAAGTAGTGGAACTGGACGGGAAACCCCGCCGGGAATTCGATATGATCGACACCTGGATTGCCGACCACTGCATTGACACAGAAGTGGCCGCTGAAGCCATGGCCATCGATTCGGTGGAGTTCGCCCGTATGCTGGTGGACATCCATGTACCGAGATCCGAAATCGTTCGCCTGGCTGTCGGAATGACTCCGGCCAAGATCCTCGATATCCTCAAGGTAATGAATGTGGTCGAGCTCATGATGACCATGCAGAAGCTCCGGGCGAGGCGAACACCGTCAAACCAGGGCCATGTCACCAACCTCAAAGATACCCCCGCTCTTCTGGCAGCTGATGCGGCGGAAGGGGCTTTTCGCGGATTTACGGAACTGGAAACCACTGTGGGTGTGGGACGCTACGCTCCCATGAATGCGCTCTCCATACTTGTAGGTTCCCAGACGGGTCGTCCCGGTGTGCTGACGCAGTGCGCTGTGGAAGAGGCGCTGGAACTCACCATGGGGATGCGGGGGCTGACCGCATACGCGGAAACGGTTTCCGTTTACGGCACCGAGCAGGTTTTCGTTGATGGGGATGATACCCCCTGGTCAAAGGCCTTTCTGGCATCGGCCTACGCCTCTAGGGGAGTGAAGATGAGGTTCACCTCCGGGACGGGCTCAGAGGTGCAGATGGGTTATGCGGAACGCAAATCCATGCTCTACCTCGAAATCCGCTGTGTCATGATCACCAAGGGCGCAGGTGTACAGGGTCTTCAGAACGGTTCGATCAGCTGCATAGGAGTTCCGGGGGCTGTGCCTTCCGGGATTCGAGCGGTTCTGGCTGAGAACATCGCGACCGTCCTGATGGACATGGAGGTGGCGTCCGGCAATGATCAGACCTTCACTCATTCTCCTATCCGCAATACGGCACGAATGCTCATGCAATTTCTGCCCGGCACAGATTTTATCTTCTCGGGATACAGCACTGTTCCCAACTACGACAACATGTTCGCCGGATCCACGCACGATTGTGACGATTACGATGATTATCTGGTTCTTCAGAGGGATTTCCAGGTCGATGGCGGCCTGCGTCCGGTGAATGAGGAGGATATTATCGCTATTCGGAACAAAGCCGCCCGAGCGCTCCAGGCTATCTTTGAGGAACTGCGATTGCCGCCGATTACCGATGCAGAGGTGGAAGCGGTTACTTATGCCCATGGCAGCAAAGATGTGCCCGATCGGAACGTACCGGAGGATCTGCGCAGCATCGACGAATTCATGAAACGGGGAGGAAACGGGCTGGATGTGGTTCGTGCTCTTGCAAAACATGGTTTCAAGGACGTGGCGGAAGGAGTCCTGAACATGCTCAAACAGAAAGTTTCCGGGGATTATCTCCATACCTCCGCCATATTCGATGATGATTTCGTTGTTCTGAGTGCCGTGAATGATCCCAACGATTACGAGGGGCCCGGGACAGGGTATCGTCTGGATGGGGAAAGGTGGGAGATACTCAAGAACATCCCCCAGGCAATCAGTCCTGAGGACGTATAG
- the pduB gene encoding propanediol utilization microcompartment protein PduB has translation MQEELINKVLAEVMSRVGSAQSDEKVAPEQRSSNPVPSEDLVQVTEFVGVGLGETQGIVIANLDPIIQDLMGIDNKYRSIGVIGGRIGAGPQIMAADDAVKATNTEIVSIEMPRDTKGGAGHGNLIVFAAEDVSDARRAVEVTLETLPKYFGDVYTNDQGHLELQYTARASRGLHKVFNTPEGKAFGLILGAPAVIGVLMIDTAVKAADVEVVGYASPAKGTSLTNEVMIWVSGDSGAVRQAVISGREVGIKLLGAWGDVPKPVTEPYI, from the coding sequence ATGCAAGAGGAATTAATTAACAAAGTTTTAGCGGAAGTGATGAGCAGGGTCGGCTCTGCCCAGTCCGATGAAAAAGTCGCGCCGGAACAGCGTTCCAGCAACCCGGTGCCTTCGGAGGACCTGGTCCAGGTGACGGAGTTCGTCGGGGTCGGCCTGGGGGAAACCCAGGGTATCGTGATCGCAAACCTGGATCCCATCATCCAGGATCTGATGGGAATCGATAATAAATATCGGTCCATCGGGGTTATCGGTGGTCGTATCGGCGCCGGACCGCAGATTATGGCTGCCGACGATGCCGTCAAGGCTACCAACACTGAAATCGTATCCATTGAAATGCCCAGGGATACGAAAGGTGGAGCGGGCCATGGAAACCTGATCGTGTTTGCCGCCGAGGACGTTTCGGATGCCCGGCGCGCTGTTGAGGTCACCCTTGAGACGCTGCCCAAATATTTCGGTGACGTTTATACCAACGATCAGGGGCATCTGGAGCTTCAGTATACGGCCAGGGCCAGCAGGGGACTGCATAAGGTGTTCAATACCCCCGAAGGAAAAGCGTTCGGGTTGATCCTCGGGGCCCCTGCGGTTATTGGGGTGCTTATGATCGACACCGCGGTCAAGGCTGCGGACGTGGAGGTCGTAGGGTATGCATCGCCGGCGAAAGGCACCAGTTTGACCAACGAAGTCATGATCTGGGTCAGCGGTGATTCCGGTGCGGTACGCCAGGCTGTGATTTCCGGCCGCGAGGTTGGCATCAAGTTGTTGGGCGCATGGGGTGATGTACCCAAACCTGTGACCGAGCCTTATATCTGA
- the eutM gene encoding ethanolamine utilization microcompartment protein EutM, with protein MIKEALGMIETRGLVPNIEAADAMVKAANVVLVGNVKIGAGLVTTMVRGDVGAVKAATDAGAAAAQKVGEVVSVHVIPRPHQDVEKILPKSVESS; from the coding sequence ATGATTAAGGAAGCGTTGGGAATGATCGAAACAAGGGGGCTGGTCCCCAACATTGAAGCCGCGGATGCCATGGTCAAGGCAGCCAATGTAGTGTTGGTGGGCAACGTCAAGATCGGGGCCGGGCTTGTGACCACCATGGTCCGCGGTGACGTCGGGGCCGTCAAGGCCGCAACCGACGCGGGTGCCGCCGCCGCCCAGAAGGTCGGTGAAGTTGTGTCCGTTCACGTCATTCCGAGGCCTCATCAGGATGTGGAAAAGATCCTGCCCAAGTCTGTGGAGTCCAGTTAG
- a CDS encoding glycerol dehydrogenase — MGRLLLAPSRYIQGAGTIKEIGTHAGNFGTKALLTGGRTALSSCGSSIEASLREKDIDCRSESFNGECCDKEIQRLVDVGKAHGADLVIAAGGGKVIDTGKAVAHEMKVPVIVVPTIAATDAPCSALSVIYTDDGVFERYLVLPKNPECVLVDTTVVAQAPVEFLVSGMGDALATFWEADTCAKSCKPNVLTGGTPPTLSAMALARLCYDTLLESGLQAKLAVEKNSVTPAVEAIVEANTLLSGLGFESGGLAASHSVHNGFTMLEQSHDKYHGQKVAFGTLTQLVLEGRPSEDIYEVLNFCESVGLPITLKDIGLVNPTTEDIRKVAEATTAEGETIHATWFPVTADMVESAIWTADALGREFKRQN; from the coding sequence ATGGGAAGATTGCTTTTGGCGCCATCAAGGTACATTCAAGGTGCCGGAACTATTAAGGAAATCGGAACTCACGCCGGTAATTTCGGTACTAAAGCTCTCTTGACGGGAGGACGGACGGCTCTTTCATCCTGCGGCAGTTCCATCGAGGCCAGCTTGAGGGAGAAAGACATCGACTGTAGATCAGAGAGTTTTAACGGCGAGTGTTGTGACAAAGAGATTCAACGGCTGGTGGATGTGGGAAAGGCCCACGGAGCGGACCTGGTAATAGCCGCTGGAGGGGGCAAGGTTATCGACACAGGGAAAGCCGTGGCCCATGAGATGAAAGTTCCCGTCATTGTTGTGCCCACCATCGCCGCTACTGATGCTCCCTGTTCAGCACTTTCGGTCATTTACACCGACGACGGTGTATTCGAACGCTACCTGGTTCTCCCAAAAAACCCTGAGTGCGTTCTCGTTGACACCACTGTCGTGGCCCAGGCCCCCGTGGAGTTTCTCGTTTCGGGTATGGGCGATGCTCTGGCCACCTTCTGGGAGGCCGACACGTGCGCAAAGAGCTGCAAGCCTAATGTCCTGACGGGCGGAACACCACCCACCCTTTCCGCCATGGCTTTGGCGAGACTCTGCTACGATACCCTTCTGGAGTCCGGCCTTCAGGCTAAACTGGCGGTGGAGAAAAATTCGGTAACGCCCGCTGTCGAGGCCATTGTCGAGGCCAATACGCTTCTGAGCGGACTGGGATTTGAGAGCGGAGGCCTCGCCGCGTCTCACTCCGTCCACAACGGATTTACCATGCTCGAGCAATCCCACGATAAATACCACGGTCAGAAAGTGGCCTTTGGCACCCTGACCCAGTTGGTCCTCGAAGGTAGACCCTCGGAAGATATCTACGAAGTTCTCAATTTCTGTGAAAGCGTCGGCCTGCCCATTACTCTCAAGGATATCGGGCTTGTGAACCCCACAACTGAAGATATCAGGAAAGTGGCTGAGGCGACGACCGCGGAGGGGGAAACAATACACGCCACCTGGTTCCCCGTTACGGCAGATATGGTCGAATCGGCCATCTGGACGGCAGACGCTCTCGGTCGAGAATTTAAAAGGCAGAATTGA
- a CDS encoding response regulator transcription factor: MKIFFADQDPLYRTALKYSLDCEEDIISVDASWDGMQSIDRMRLDPPDVCLIDLNGNSFSCFRTIRTLKKNFPQTKVVVLSSYDDENSINEAVVAGADAYVLKSIESKELAQIVRALHEGSNITSFYMLNSE, translated from the coding sequence ATGAAAATATTTTTTGCTGACCAAGATCCGCTTTACAGAACAGCACTGAAATACAGCCTTGATTGTGAAGAAGATATCATTTCAGTGGATGCTTCCTGGGACGGCATGCAATCCATCGACCGGATGAGACTCGACCCGCCGGACGTCTGCTTGATCGACCTGAACGGAAACAGTTTTTCATGCTTCAGAACTATCAGGACGCTTAAGAAGAACTTTCCTCAGACTAAAGTGGTTGTTCTGTCGTCTTATGACGATGAAAACAGCATAAACGAGGCGGTTGTTGCCGGTGCAGACGCTTACGTCCTGAAAAGCATTGAATCCAAGGAACTGGCCCAAATTGTCAGGGCTCTCCATGAGGGTTCGAACATCACCTCTTTCTATATGCTGAATAGTGAATAA
- a CDS encoding response regulator transcription factor — MICNEVQELIKVFVADDHPLLRAGLRLSFTAENGFEYVGEATDGFTAVDKVKALCPDVCLIDIDMPGLSGIEVIKIIRKTSSEMRIIALSTFKDEKYVKDAMRAGADGYLLKSIGLNDLRDIVRAFYRGEQKISPYLANLTLQCDGEEESFQRPLDQLTRRENEVFNLIAEGKCNKDIARNLHISEDTVKTHVKNIYRKIHAKNRVEAMRVAIEMKTRA; from the coding sequence ATGATCTGTAACGAAGTCCAGGAACTGATCAAGGTGTTTGTGGCCGATGACCACCCACTGCTGCGAGCCGGTTTAAGACTTTCGTTCACCGCGGAAAACGGATTCGAGTACGTTGGGGAGGCCACGGACGGGTTTACAGCTGTGGACAAGGTTAAGGCCCTTTGCCCCGACGTTTGCCTTATCGACATCGATATGCCGGGTCTTTCGGGCATCGAGGTAATCAAGATCATAAGGAAGACATCTTCTGAAATGAGGATCATCGCACTTTCCACGTTCAAGGACGAAAAATACGTCAAGGACGCCATGAGAGCCGGGGCGGATGGCTATCTCCTCAAAAGCATCGGCCTCAACGATCTCAGGGATATCGTTAGAGCTTTTTACCGTGGTGAGCAGAAGATCTCTCCATATCTGGCCAATCTGACCCTCCAGTGTGATGGGGAGGAAGAATCTTTCCAAAGGCCCCTTGATCAGTTAACCAGAAGGGAGAATGAAGTTTTCAACCTTATTGCGGAAGGTAAGTGCAACAAGGACATTGCGCGCAACCTGCACATCAGTGAAGATACGGTTAAAACCCATGTAAAAAACATTTACCGGAAGATCCATGCCAAGAACCGGGTCGAAGCGATGAGGGTCGCCATTGAGATGAAAACCAGGGCGTGA